Genomic segment of Aquarana catesbeiana isolate 2022-GZ linkage group LG02, ASM4218655v1, whole genome shotgun sequence:
AGCATGTAGACAGGCTTTAAGGTCTCAAGGTGGCAAGATTCTTGCAAGGGTAGCTGCTGGGAGCTTAGTTCCTGTTGATATAGGCACATTCCCAGAACTATATCCCCCAAGAGCTCTTTCTCAAAACATAGTGTCTAGGGAGGCTCTCAGGAGTCAGGGCAGCAAGATTTTTGCAAGGGCAGCTGCTCGGAGCTTAGTTCCTATTGATGTAGGCACACTCCCAGAACGACATATCCCAAGAGCCCTTTCTCTACACGCAATGTGTAGACAGGCTCTTGGGAGTCAAGGCACCAGCATTTATTGCATGTATGTGGAgaggtacatgggggggggggggggggggcagaaggagttctgtagtccagcagacaGAGATGACTACGCTGCTTGGGATTTGGGTGCGACAGAGGTGCTGTGTTGTCAGCCCAAAAAGGATTTTGGGAGCACGCCAGATTTCTGATAGATCAACcaatatttttctgtacttgctgtgCTTTGCTAAAGAGATAAAACTTTGGGAAGAAATGCACATTCATTGCAGATATCTACTGAATATGAAGATGGGATGGATGAAGCAGCTTACAAACAATTCCCAGTGCCAGTTTATCATACAGGAAGCCAGGGGGCATtgttaggtctacaaaagatctggggctagagcccatagcagcgtagtaaagaaagtcatacgcttggacgggcatacacatttatatacagtaatatacgtgtgtgtgtgtgtatatatatccccagagagcctcccacttataTCCGGGTACCCAGAAAGCCCCCCCATaaatcctctgtaactctaaacaggtaacctgtaaaggtttttaaaacgtcacctatggagatttttaagtaccgtagtttgtcaccattccacaagtgtgtgcaattttaaaatgtgacacgttaggtatctatttactcagcgcaacatcaTCCTTCACATTTTATAAaacaattggggtatatattgagttgtttttttaaattcattaatgtgtatttttttccataaaaattgcGTTTacaaaaatgctgcgcaaatactgtgtggcataaaaattgcaactatcaacattttattccctaaggtctctgctaaaaaaaaaaaaaaaaaaaagtataatgtttgggggttataagtaattttctagcaaaatatactgatttaaacttgtaaacaaaacatgccagaaaaagcctggtcttcaagtggttttgtgctgatgtttttcttcttttttctttgtaGGAGGATGATACATCTATTACTCTCGTGGATCCTCTTTGGTCAGATATACAAGAGCTGAAGATTATTGAGTCAGAAGAAGAACTTTCTACTTCTGCAGGGACTGCAGCAGATTCGAACAGAGCTCCATCACCATTTTCTCAAAGCAGTGAAGCTGTAAAAGAAGACAGCTCTTGCGATGGAGCACCTGAACTGAATATAGGGAAGGACATTCCTCATTCGCTAGATGAAGACAGTGGTAATACGGCAGAGGAAAGCAGGAACCAAAAGGAAAATGTAATTCCTCCAAATACAGAACTGGAAAATGACAGCACCCTACCTCAAGAAGCCCATGAATGTACACAGCAAGAACAAAGACTTGTTGACGAGCAAGATTCAAGATCCACCGCTCAAGAGCCAACTGAGGAGATTGCCCTTCAAAAGCCTGTGGCTGCTGATAAAGAGAGAAGAATGGCTGTTGTAAAAGAAAGTGAAAGTGAAGATGTGCAAGTGATTTCTGATATAATAAATGTAAGCAAAGGAGATGACATGGATGATAAGTCAGAAGAAAGAAAATCAAGTGAGTCTTTAGATAATGATGATGATCTTGGAGGGGACGGTGCACAGACATTTGAGCTTGAAGAACTATGGGAAGACCATCTATGGGTAACAAGCCCTTTGCACTCTCCAAAATTAAAGACTGTTGTAGAGACTGAGGCACCAGCCATACCACCAAAGAGGAGAGGAACTACAGGGGAACTATATAAAAGGCCAGGGTTTACACGTAGCTTATCCCTGGACAGTAAAGACACTCGAACGAGTCAGTGGACGTTGAAAATGGCTGGCATTAAAGCGGATGGAGGCTGTTACGTTATATCAAAGAATGATCAACTAATAAACCAAAATCTTAAACACGAACCACAGCATGGACAAATGATATCCAGATATCCTGAAATGTTGGTGGGTGGAAATGAAGTTGATTCTTTGCTTAAAACCGAAGACAATGAGAGAAGGCCAAGTATAGAACCCGTAACTGATCTTTCATGGGTTAAGGACAGTGAATTTTTGGATACTACAGTAGTAACTCCAAGAGAGCCGTTAAATTCCTTAGATAGTTTGCCTAATGTCAATGTTCAGGAGGTAAAGCCCTCAACTCATATCTGTAATAATCATCAACCAAATGACAGTGGTATTGCCAATGAAGGATCATCAGAGGAATCTCAAAGTCAACCTTCATCCTTGAAATCAGATTCATCTTCTTCATctggagcaatttttacatttgaaaacACATCCACCCAGAATCCTGATGTTACAAAACATCAGCAGATTCATCAATCAACCACAACTACCACACTATCTTTGTATGATCGATCAAAAAGTTTGAATGAGAAACCGTGTTCTCACCAAAATAGCGATTCGGATTACTCATTGGCAAATCATGCCCCAACGGGACGTCGTAACTCCGCTCCAGTGAGCGTCTCAGCAGTTAGAGCTTCATTTATGATAAAAATGTGCCAAGCCAAAGCTGTGCCAGTAGTACCACCAAAGGTTCAGTACACTCAAATTCCTCAGCCATTACAAGTGTTAAATGCAGATTCAGAAGTTCTTCCTCTTGAAAAAAAAGATAGTGAACCTGATTCGACAGTAAAGCAGGCTTTACCCCAAGTTACAGAACATAATGACATTCCAAAGACACCAAAGACTGAGGTTAAAGCTGTGGAGGAAAAGGAGAATAGTGATCCAGTTTCGACAGATGCTACTCATCATTCCACTATGAATTCCTCTTCAGACAACAACCGTGGTGTTTCTCAAGATGTTCCAGTTCTTCGCCGCAAGCGAACTTCAGATGGGGAGGCTTCTGGGGACACGCCTTTTTCATCTAAATTGGAACGCCCTTCTGGAATTTCAAAGTCTTTTAGGTCCCGACCAGGAAGACCTCAAAGTCTCATACTGTTTAGCCCACCTTTTCCCATTATGGACCATCCTTCAATTGATTCCAGAATTCTTCTAACTCCTATTAAAAGCCCAACTCAGACCACTTCACAGGAGTCTGCGGGAGAAAACCAGAGGACTCCAGATGGGGTCATTCTCAGGAATAAAATGACAATCCCCAAAAACGGGCAAAGACTAGAGACATCAACCAGTTGCTTCTACCAACCACAACGGAGGTCTGTCATCTTGGACAGCCGGAGTGGTAGACAAATTGAGTAGCAGATGGAAACCAGGGTATATACATTTTTATGCAAAAGAGAGAATGTTGTTGATCTTTGGATCTTTCCTTGCTACAGCTAacatattttgctacatttctggGTCAATTTATACCCTCCAGTGATGGCAAAGTTATATGTAAATAattaaaagatccaaaaagaaCCAAGAATCCAATCTTTAAAACGTTTATTTAGtgaaggagatttttttttgtgttggttgtTTTCTTTGTCTACCTAATGATGGACAGTACTCTTTATTATTTGTAATATTAACAATATTGTATAGCTGCAGTGCAGTTTATCCAGTCTGATTGATCCAAAGATGTCAATGTTTGCTTAAAgttggggtctccaaactttctgaacaaagggccagtttagtgtccttgaggctttaggggggggggggcaaactgtgACCAGTAGGTTTAGAAAATGCCCTGGTGTAATTGAGAGTAAACAGggacccattattggtatcagtgggaggaaaagtgcctcattgttggtattcaAGTTTGGAatggtgccctatcgttggtgtctgtGCGAGGAATAGTACTCAGTCGTTGGTAtctgtaggaagaatagtgccccatcattggtttcagtggatggCATGGTGCCCCAAtggccaaataaaggcaagcaaagggccacctccggcccatgggctgcagtttggagaccactgacttaAAGTAATCAGAAAGTAGCATGGTAACAAAATTTACAGCAGCCCTGTGATGACATTTGGTAAGACACATGGAATTAAAGATCTTAACTTGACAGCACTTTGCAAAATATCGactatgcaaaactttttttttacaaaaccaaACATTGTTCCCCATGTTTTGCCATGTATCCTAGTAAAGATCCAATGACTGAACTGAAGTATGAGCTAGATTAGATGACCTTCAAAACGAGTAGGCCCACTttatgtttttaattgtttttaaaatcCTTTGTATTTTATCAGAAAAAGATCTTGTGGAGGAGAATTGTATTATATTAAtatttcagtagttttttttttttttttcctcagccgtAAGATCCACCTCAAACTCTGTTTAAATATGTCCCTTCAGCAAAATAGATGTTA
This window contains:
- the ARHGAP31 gene encoding rho GTPase-activating protein 31 isoform X1 — protein: MKNKGAKPKSKKKGAFGCDLTEYLESSGQDVPLVLKSCAEFIETYGVVDGIYRLSGITSNIQKLRQEFGSDPCPDLTKEVYLQDIHCVGSLCKLYFRELPNPLLTYQLYTKFTDAVSCSVEGDQLSRIQNVIQELPPSHYRTLEYLSRHLTHIASFSSTTNMHIRNLALVWAPNLLRCKEIEDSGCNGDAAFLEVRVQQVVIEFILNHMEQIFSKDPPAPIKQKEEDHFSANKLPVPECRIVKSMTLPSGSLPMKLVSLEEAQARSLSATHPARKERRENSLPEIVPVSGTLFHTVIDPPENKRKLSTKSKKWKSIFNLGRSGTESKSKLSRNGSVFVRGQKDMGEKATIRPAKSMDSLCSLPVEGEDDKGNRLKRHVGTGGFFIPVLKSRATGTGSTYDVSKQDSEWDGEEVAGAAGGSNQDKATKMSQAKQPPEQMKVFRIGDDSENEQNSPKGRKVFYSANDGSSKAGFPGSLFPLEASPRHQRKALNISEPFAVSVPLRVSAVISINSTPCRASSKDRPLLSSLEELPLLEPDSGAKSPDSTGKSGLKTGSRSPDVTEPVKKHEPRRPCLKDLSPDFFEEDNRTLTLKEILLEMSQLPDILPISVADKKPVDFVAINKLHEAIESEPSKPAEADTAKTSPEITPTKDLHSQSSNDQEDDTSITLVDPLWSDIQELKIIESEEELSTSAGTAADSNRAPSPFSQSSEAVKEDSSCDGAPELNIGKDIPHSLDEDSGNTAEESRNQKENVIPPNTELENDSTLPQEAHECTQQEQRLVDEQDSRSTAQEPTEEIALQKPVAADKERRMAVVKESESEDVQVISDIINVSKGDDMDDKSEERKSSESLDNDDDLGGDGAQTFELEELWEDHLWVTSPLHSPKLKTVVETEAPAIPPKRRGTTGELYKRPGFTRSLSLDSKDTRTSQWTLKMAGIKADGGCYVISKNDQLINQNLKHEPQHGQMISRYPEMLVGGNEVDSLLKTEDNERRPSIEPVTDLSWVKDSEFLDTTVVTPREPLNSLDSLPNVNVQEVKPSTHICNNHQPNDSGIANEGSSEESQSQPSSLKSDSSSSSGAIFTFENTSTQNPDVTKHQQIHQSTTTTTLSLYDRSKSLNEKPCSHQNSDSDYSLANHAPTGRRNSAPVSVSAVRASFMIKMCQAKAVPVVPPKVQYTQIPQPLQVLNADSEVLPLEKKDSEPDSTVKQALPQVTEHNDIPKTPKTEVKAVEEKENSDPVSTDATHHSTMNSSSDNNRGVSQDVPVLRRKRTSDGEASGDTPFSSKLERPSGISKSFRSRPGRPQSLILFSPPFPIMDHPSIDSRILLTPIKSPTQTTSQESAGENQRTPDGVILRNKMTIPKNGQRLETSTSCFYQPQRRSVILDSRSGRQIE
- the ARHGAP31 gene encoding rho GTPase-activating protein 31 isoform X2, whose protein sequence is MSRHRSRRPLLRGPSGSSVPLVLKSCAEFIETYGVVDGIYRLSGITSNIQKLRQEFGSDPCPDLTKEVYLQDIHCVGSLCKLYFRELPNPLLTYQLYTKFTDAVSCSVEGDQLSRIQNVIQELPPSHYRTLEYLSRHLTHIASFSSTTNMHIRNLALVWAPNLLRCKEIEDSGCNGDAAFLEVRVQQVVIEFILNHMEQIFSKDPPAPIKQKEEDHFSANKLPVPECRIVKSMTLPSGSLPMKLVSLEEAQARSLSATHPARKERRENSLPEIVPVSGTLFHTVIDPPENKRKLSTKSKKWKSIFNLGRSGTESKSKLSRNGSVFVRGQKDMGEKATIRPAKSMDSLCSLPVEGEDDKGNRLKRHVGTGGFFIPVLKSRATGTGSTYDVSKQDSEWDGEEVAGAAGGSNQDKATKMSQAKQPPEQMKVFRIGDDSENEQNSPKGRKVFYSANDGSSKAGFPGSLFPLEASPRHQRKALNISEPFAVSVPLRVSAVISINSTPCRASSKDRPLLSSLEELPLLEPDSGAKSPDSTGKSGLKTGSRSPDVTEPVKKHEPRRPCLKDLSPDFFEEDNRTLTLKEILLEMSQLPDILPISVADKKPVDFVAINKLHEAIESEPSKPAEADTAKTSPEITPTKDLHSQSSNDQEDDTSITLVDPLWSDIQELKIIESEEELSTSAGTAADSNRAPSPFSQSSEAVKEDSSCDGAPELNIGKDIPHSLDEDSGNTAEESRNQKENVIPPNTELENDSTLPQEAHECTQQEQRLVDEQDSRSTAQEPTEEIALQKPVAADKERRMAVVKESESEDVQVISDIINVSKGDDMDDKSEERKSSESLDNDDDLGGDGAQTFELEELWEDHLWVTSPLHSPKLKTVVETEAPAIPPKRRGTTGELYKRPGFTRSLSLDSKDTRTSQWTLKMAGIKADGGCYVISKNDQLINQNLKHEPQHGQMISRYPEMLVGGNEVDSLLKTEDNERRPSIEPVTDLSWVKDSEFLDTTVVTPREPLNSLDSLPNVNVQEVKPSTHICNNHQPNDSGIANEGSSEESQSQPSSLKSDSSSSSGAIFTFENTSTQNPDVTKHQQIHQSTTTTTLSLYDRSKSLNEKPCSHQNSDSDYSLANHAPTGRRNSAPVSVSAVRASFMIKMCQAKAVPVVPPKVQYTQIPQPLQVLNADSEVLPLEKKDSEPDSTVKQALPQVTEHNDIPKTPKTEVKAVEEKENSDPVSTDATHHSTMNSSSDNNRGVSQDVPVLRRKRTSDGEASGDTPFSSKLERPSGISKSFRSRPGRPQSLILFSPPFPIMDHPSIDSRILLTPIKSPTQTTSQESAGENQRTPDGVILRNKMTIPKNGQRLETSTSCFYQPQRRSVILDSRSGRQIE